A single genomic interval of Rosistilla ulvae harbors:
- a CDS encoding PA2169 family four-helix-bundle protein, which yields MSLETKTNLNETTVTKLQKLIRANIDAYDGFRESADEIADNNLSTLFRQVATERSALATELQNYVEWNGAEAEEDGSVAASVHRAWINVRSKINGGDPYVILIEAERGEDHIKHAYEDVLKETAGSAMNDVLTAQYAIVKSGHDKIRDLRDSYKNK from the coding sequence ATGAGCCTTGAAACAAAGACAAACCTCAACGAGACGACCGTTACCAAGTTGCAGAAATTGATCCGCGCAAACATCGACGCCTACGATGGCTTTCGCGAATCGGCCGACGAGATCGCCGACAACAACTTGTCCACGCTCTTCCGCCAGGTCGCGACGGAGCGATCCGCGCTGGCGACCGAACTGCAAAACTACGTCGAATGGAATGGCGCCGAAGCGGAAGAAGACGGCTCGGTCGCCGCGAGTGTTCACCGAGCCTGGATCAACGTCCGCAGCAAGATCAACGGCGGCGATCCCTACGTAATTTTGATCGAGGCCGAACGGGGCGAAGATCACATCAAGCACGCTTACGAAGATGTGCTGAAAGAAACCGCCGGCAGCGCGATGAACGATGTTCTGACGGCGCAATATGCGATCGTCAAATCGGGGCACGATAAGATCCGCGACCTCCGCGACAGCTACAAGAACAAGTAG
- a CDS encoding PAS domain-containing protein has translation MNDLQSSPNRLNSAPRPLVVAVGASVGGLDAFEEMLAAMGDAPGMAIVLVRQAEPDAESGLVDRIASWTALEVIELTDGTMLEPGKVYVCPPHKLFQLKSGAAIAVEQPTPLQQPKPIDGFFHSLADEQRELGIGVILSGSGTDGTLGLKAIGDRGGLTFAQDPTSAKLDSMPNSAATTGVADHVMMPSEIAAELLQYGKHLASLRSPATRRRLCDQIEEAIPTIAETLFKATEHDFQHYKFNTLARRIQRRMRVLKIATASDYVDYLQHHHEESQTLFQELLIGVTTFFRDPEAFETLAQRVLPKLFEHRGPNDCVRIWVAGCANGSEAYTMAILCREAMDSIAAPPEVQIFATDIDQRALAIARAGSYPIGIEEHVSPARLKRFFVKLGKRYQVVKELRDIVLFSTHNLIHDPPFSRQDLICCRNLLIYLGPHLQNKLIPLFHYSLRPSGYLFLGPSENIASHGELFRPVDARLRISQRKGTATQGAKDLTLGSQTPRRRDTTPDRETEVDLTQLMQKIALDEFTPKTAVIDAAGQLLTSSPNINKYLNLSGGPVQTNIIKLVDRGLRIGLRAAIAEAKQLRRRVEHENLSIRVGDLVQRVMLTVQPMPQVGEDEPLLMVVFHDVGLPFRREEVEGKQTVGEHDVDSIIAEMERELETVRCDLDRSMQDMEAANEELKSSNEELLSMNEELQSANEELEASKEEIRLGSDATSRANADLENLLRSTQIATIFLDRQLLIRSYTPAIQEIYGLIPTDVGRPLEMFVPHVENMPPLPDPATIRQGQAIEHTVVAKSGRSYIRRVLTYRSHTGQAEGLVVTFTDVSELRNSQELFQSLVEVSAQIVWIASAEGKIVEDSPSWRAFTGQTFDQWKGFGWLDAVHPEDRDATIAAWRIALDKGEPFSFEYRLRHHSGIWKWNHVRAVSQHRHDGTIRRWVGMNIDIDDRKRGELNLAFLADLQAQFSPLMSDFDLMQVAVTRTAEYMGLSRCCVVEFDQMGESAEVIFEYHDDGLRSIAGAHRVRDFHGPSQRQALLAGRQVYLCDTQRECDDPAFAENFRAIQAGAFCNSGYVTEQKIRFSVAAIKPAAYAWQPDDLNLLQEIANRLFIRIDRARAEMETKRREAHLRRVINNQLGLVGVIGRDGTLLEVDDRSMGIAGLTRDDVIGKHFAECPWWTYDAQVQTQIREAMQKGFAGQRVRFDVGLFARGDDRLMIDFMIAPVFDHRGQVEYLIPSGVDISDRKAAEDQVRAHAEQLSIERTKLISLLADYRKNEQYLKLSLTAGRLGSWQWNPSENQITLSDELLEIFGMTAEDYDGSFESSLQVIHCDDRDFAASQLRALLEGTSNEFRFDWRIVRADNGKICWTETRGLVTRDENGTPVSLTGITSDVTDRKKADLALVESNQRMSMALKAGRMAAWEWSEDKSVWEPGMFALLGIEPIENPTMDLFFQYVYPEDVPALQSVWKQAAAGQDDYDTEFRIVRSNGEIRWLAGVGTVLCDDRGNVVRMHGLNWDITDEKQSELAIKLSEERLRSAAEAAGFGMLHADLVKGTVTYSQELKRLVGIVDAGEDQDESQIPVGKMLDWVHPDDRSACDRHYRELVEHPHSADRRIDHRIVCPNGDVRWVRLQAKPLFTGEGIEDGKATQLIGTLLDITQQRQFEQSLKEAREQAVAANESKSAFLANMSHEIRTPMTAILGYTDLIAEKLNDDETLAYVRTIRRNGDFLLDIINDILDISKIEAGKFDIRNERFAPNRLVEDVRSIMEVRATERKLELDVEYHGFIPAEIQSDPKRLKQILINLVGNAIKFTTAGCVNIIVRFLPGEIPRLQFDVVDSGIGMSEKQKRRLFQPFSQGDGNVNREFGGTGLGLAISKRLTEMLGGEISVCSNLHEGSTFTVTIATGDIDKVPLIQPRLTTELTQEETVGEKITLNCRILVVDDRRDIRFLSRRLLTKAGAEVDEAEDGQVALTMVREKLARDEWYDLVLLDMQMPRLDGYQTAQQLRKLGFAGPIIALTADAMQGDMTRCIECGCNDYLSKPINVQRLTSMVHRFTTSPPA, from the coding sequence ATGAATGATCTGCAAAGCTCGCCGAATCGTTTGAACTCTGCCCCGCGACCGTTGGTCGTTGCTGTCGGCGCGTCGGTTGGTGGATTGGACGCGTTCGAGGAAATGTTGGCCGCGATGGGGGATGCCCCTGGAATGGCGATCGTTTTGGTTCGTCAGGCCGAACCGGATGCCGAGTCGGGTTTGGTCGATCGGATCGCCAGTTGGACTGCCCTGGAGGTGATAGAGCTGACCGATGGCACGATGTTGGAGCCAGGGAAGGTCTATGTTTGTCCGCCGCACAAACTTTTTCAGCTGAAGAGCGGTGCGGCGATCGCGGTGGAACAACCGACACCGCTGCAGCAACCAAAACCGATCGATGGTTTCTTTCATTCGCTCGCCGATGAGCAGCGAGAGTTGGGGATCGGCGTGATTCTTTCGGGATCGGGAACGGATGGCACGTTGGGACTTAAAGCGATCGGCGACCGCGGCGGTTTAACATTCGCACAGGATCCGACATCGGCCAAATTGGATTCGATGCCAAACAGCGCCGCGACGACTGGCGTGGCGGATCATGTGATGATGCCATCGGAAATCGCCGCAGAGCTGTTGCAGTATGGCAAGCATTTGGCGAGCTTGCGGAGCCCGGCAACGCGTCGACGATTGTGCGATCAGATCGAAGAAGCGATCCCAACGATTGCCGAAACCCTGTTCAAGGCGACCGAGCACGATTTTCAGCACTACAAATTCAATACGCTCGCCCGCCGCATCCAACGCCGCATGCGAGTGTTGAAGATCGCCACGGCAAGCGACTATGTCGACTATCTGCAACATCACCACGAAGAATCGCAGACGCTGTTTCAGGAACTGTTGATCGGTGTGACGACCTTCTTTCGCGACCCGGAGGCGTTTGAGACGTTGGCACAGCGGGTGTTGCCAAAGTTGTTCGAACATCGTGGCCCGAATGATTGTGTTCGGATTTGGGTTGCCGGATGCGCCAATGGATCCGAAGCCTACACGATGGCGATCTTGTGTCGCGAAGCGATGGATTCGATCGCCGCGCCGCCGGAGGTGCAGATCTTTGCAACCGATATCGACCAGCGGGCGTTGGCTATCGCCCGGGCCGGTTCGTATCCGATCGGGATCGAAGAACATGTTTCGCCGGCGCGGCTGAAACGCTTTTTCGTCAAACTGGGCAAACGCTATCAGGTGGTCAAAGAGCTTCGCGATATCGTGCTGTTTTCAACGCACAATCTGATCCACGATCCACCTTTTTCTAGGCAGGATCTGATCTGTTGTCGCAATCTGTTGATCTATCTAGGGCCGCATTTGCAGAACAAATTGATCCCCTTGTTCCATTACTCGCTCCGCCCATCGGGATACCTGTTTCTTGGACCCAGCGAAAACATCGCTTCGCATGGCGAATTGTTCCGTCCGGTCGATGCCCGGTTGCGGATTTCGCAACGCAAGGGAACGGCGACGCAGGGGGCCAAGGACCTGACGCTCGGTTCCCAGACACCACGCCGCCGCGACACCACGCCGGACCGCGAGACGGAGGTCGATCTGACGCAGTTGATGCAGAAGATTGCGTTGGACGAATTTACCCCTAAAACTGCAGTGATCGATGCCGCGGGCCAGTTGCTGACCAGTTCGCCTAACATTAATAAATACTTGAACCTCTCCGGAGGGCCCGTTCAAACGAACATTATTAAACTGGTCGACCGCGGGTTGCGGATCGGGTTGCGCGCGGCGATCGCAGAGGCGAAGCAATTGCGGCGTCGCGTGGAGCATGAAAATCTATCGATCCGCGTTGGCGATCTGGTGCAGCGCGTGATGTTGACAGTTCAACCGATGCCGCAAGTGGGCGAAGACGAACCGCTGTTGATGGTTGTCTTTCACGATGTCGGTTTGCCGTTCCGTCGCGAAGAGGTCGAAGGCAAGCAGACGGTCGGAGAGCACGATGTCGATTCGATCATCGCGGAGATGGAGCGGGAATTGGAAACGGTCCGCTGCGATCTGGATCGGTCGATGCAGGACATGGAAGCAGCCAATGAGGAGCTGAAGTCGTCCAACGAAGAACTGCTGTCGATGAACGAGGAACTGCAGTCGGCAAACGAAGAATTAGAGGCCTCTAAGGAAGAGATTCGGTTGGGTAGCGATGCGACGTCGCGAGCCAACGCCGACTTGGAAAATTTGCTCCGCAGCACGCAAATCGCCACTATCTTCTTGGACCGCCAGTTGCTGATTCGCAGCTACACCCCGGCGATTCAAGAAATCTATGGATTGATCCCCACCGACGTGGGACGGCCGTTGGAAATGTTTGTGCCACATGTCGAAAACATGCCGCCGCTGCCCGATCCGGCAACGATTCGCCAAGGGCAAGCGATCGAACATACGGTGGTGGCGAAATCGGGCAGATCGTATATCCGCCGCGTGTTGACCTATCGATCGCACACCGGACAGGCCGAAGGGCTGGTGGTCACGTTTACCGATGTCAGCGAGTTGCGCAACAGTCAGGAATTGTTTCAGTCGTTGGTCGAAGTCTCGGCGCAGATTGTTTGGATCGCCAGCGCGGAAGGGAAGATCGTCGAAGATTCGCCCAGTTGGCGGGCGTTCACCGGGCAAACCTTCGACCAATGGAAAGGGTTTGGCTGGCTCGATGCAGTGCATCCAGAAGACCGCGACGCAACCATCGCGGCATGGCGGATCGCGTTGGACAAGGGGGAACCATTTTCGTTCGAATATCGGCTGCGACATCATTCGGGGATCTGGAAGTGGAATCATGTACGGGCCGTATCCCAGCATCGCCATGACGGGACGATCCGTCGCTGGGTGGGCATGAACATCGATATCGACGATCGCAAGCGGGGCGAATTGAACCTCGCATTTTTAGCCGACTTGCAAGCACAGTTCAGTCCGTTGATGTCCGATTTCGATTTGATGCAAGTCGCGGTCACGCGGACGGCTGAATATATGGGTCTGTCGCGGTGTTGCGTCGTCGAGTTCGATCAGATGGGAGAATCTGCCGAAGTGATCTTTGAATATCACGACGATGGCCTCCGCAGTATCGCTGGCGCGCATCGGGTGCGAGACTTCCACGGCCCCAGCCAACGGCAGGCATTGCTTGCGGGGCGACAGGTCTATCTTTGCGATACGCAACGCGAGTGCGATGACCCGGCGTTCGCTGAGAATTTTCGCGCCATCCAGGCGGGGGCGTTTTGCAATTCGGGGTACGTCACCGAGCAGAAGATTCGGTTTTCCGTCGCGGCGATCAAACCGGCCGCCTACGCCTGGCAACCCGACGACTTAAATCTGTTGCAAGAGATTGCCAATCGATTGTTTATCCGAATCGACCGGGCGCGGGCGGAGATGGAAACGAAGCGTCGCGAAGCGCATCTGCGTCGCGTGATCAACAATCAATTGGGGCTGGTTGGTGTGATCGGGCGCGACGGAACGCTGTTGGAGGTCGATGATCGTTCGATGGGGATCGCTGGCCTGACGCGCGACGATGTGATCGGCAAGCATTTTGCAGAATGTCCCTGGTGGACCTACGACGCTCAGGTCCAGACGCAGATTCGCGAAGCGATGCAAAAAGGGTTTGCCGGTCAACGGGTGCGGTTTGATGTTGGGCTGTTCGCTCGCGGCGACGACCGTCTGATGATCGACTTTATGATCGCGCCGGTCTTCGACCACCGGGGACAGGTCGAATATCTGATCCCGTCGGGAGTCGATATCAGCGATCGCAAGGCGGCCGAGGATCAGGTGAGGGCGCATGCCGAACAATTATCGATCGAACGGACCAAATTGATCTCGCTGTTGGCCGATTATCGAAAAAATGAACAGTATCTGAAGCTGTCGCTGACCGCTGGTCGGTTGGGCAGCTGGCAATGGAATCCCAGCGAAAACCAAATCACACTGTCGGATGAATTGCTGGAAATCTTCGGGATGACGGCGGAAGATTACGATGGTTCGTTCGAATCGTCGCTGCAGGTCATCCATTGCGACGATCGCGATTTCGCTGCCTCCCAGTTGCGGGCGCTGTTGGAAGGGACCAGCAATGAGTTCCGTTTCGATTGGCGAATCGTCCGCGCTGACAATGGCAAAATCTGCTGGACCGAGACGCGGGGGCTCGTGACACGCGATGAGAACGGGACCCCGGTGTCGCTTACCGGGATCACTAGCGATGTGACCGACCGCAAGAAAGCCGATTTGGCATTGGTCGAAAGCAATCAACGAATGTCGATGGCGCTGAAAGCGGGACGCATGGCGGCGTGGGAATGGTCCGAGGACAAAAGCGTTTGGGAACCGGGGATGTTCGCCTTGCTGGGCATCGAACCGATCGAGAATCCGACGATGGATCTGTTCTTCCAGTATGTCTATCCCGAGGATGTGCCGGCGCTTCAATCGGTTTGGAAACAGGCGGCTGCGGGGCAAGACGATTATGACACCGAGTTCCGGATCGTTCGTTCCAACGGCGAGATCCGTTGGCTGGCGGGGGTTGGGACGGTGCTCTGCGACGATCGCGGCAACGTCGTTCGGATGCATGGCTTGAACTGGGATATCACCGACGAAAAACAATCCGAACTGGCAATCAAACTCAGCGAGGAACGGCTGCGAAGCGCCGCCGAAGCGGCCGGCTTTGGGATGTTGCACGCCGATCTGGTGAAAGGGACCGTGACGTATTCGCAAGAGCTGAAGCGGTTGGTCGGAATTGTCGACGCGGGTGAGGACCAGGATGAATCGCAGATCCCTGTTGGCAAAATGTTGGACTGGGTCCACCCCGATGACCGATCGGCCTGCGACAGGCACTACCGTGAATTGGTCGAACATCCCCACTCGGCCGACCGCAGAATCGATCATCGGATCGTTTGTCCTAACGGTGATGTTCGCTGGGTCCGGTTGCAGGCCAAGCCGTTGTTCACCGGCGAGGGGATCGAGGATGGTAAAGCGACTCAGTTGATCGGAACGTTATTGGACATTACGCAGCAGCGACAGTTCGAACAATCGTTGAAAGAAGCACGCGAACAAGCGGTCGCAGCCAATGAGTCCAAGAGTGCGTTTTTGGCCAACATGAGCCATGAGATCCGCACGCCGATGACCGCGATCTTGGGGTACACCGATTTGATCGCGGAAAAGTTAAACGACGACGAGACGTTGGCGTATGTTCGCACGATCCGTCGCAACGGCGATTTTTTGTTAGATATTATCAACGACATCTTGGATATTTCCAAAATCGAAGCGGGGAAATTCGATATCCGCAACGAGCGGTTTGCACCCAACCGATTGGTCGAAGATGTCCGTTCGATCATGGAGGTGCGGGCGACCGAACGGAAGCTGGAACTCGATGTCGAATACCATGGATTTATTCCCGCGGAAATTCAGAGCGACCCCAAACGCTTGAAGCAGATTTTGATCAATCTGGTTGGCAACGCGATCAAGTTTACCACCGCCGGTTGCGTCAATATCATCGTTCGTTTTCTTCCTGGTGAAATACCGCGGTTGCAGTTCGATGTCGTCGATTCGGGGATCGGGATGTCCGAAAAACAGAAGCGACGGCTGTTTCAACCCTTCTCGCAGGGAGACGGGAATGTGAATCGAGAGTTTGGTGGGACCGGATTGGGACTCGCAATCAGCAAGCGTTTAACGGAGATGCTGGGAGGAGAAATCTCGGTCTGCAGCAATCTCCACGAGGGGAGCACGTTTACCGTCACGATCGCCACCGGTGACATCGACAAGGTGCCGTTGATCCAGCCGCGTTTGACGACCGAGCTAACGCAGGAAGAGACGGTTGGCGAAAAGATCACGCTGAATTGTCGGATCTTGGTTGTCGATGATCGTCGCGACATCCGGTTCCTCAGCAGGAGACTGTTGACCAAAGCGGGGGCGGAGGTTGACGAGGCCGAGGATGGGCAAGTCGCGCTGACGATGGTTCGAGAGAAGCTGGCCCGAGACGAGTGGTACGATTTGGTTCTGTTGGATATGCAGATGCCGCGGTTGGATGGTTACCAAACTGCCCAACAATTGCGGAAGCTTGGTTTTGCCGGACCGATCATCGCTCTGACCGCCGACGCGATGCAAGGGGATATGACTCGCTGCATCGAGTGCGGTTGCAACGACTACCTAAGTAAGCCGATCAATGTCCAACGACTGACTTCGATGGTCCATCGCTTTACGACCTCGCCTCCTGCGTGA
- a CDS encoding response regulator, translated as MPNLEQTKRCVIADDVRASREILRSWLCDCQFECVLAADGDEAWEAIQREPPDLLITDIEMPNCCGLKLLQRVRADPSPQIHSIPVVMITSLHDGQIEQTIERLGGNGLLAKPLDQYSTYAIVLAVLAAAGTDQEKLIVSDPNGKISGDGLVSPTFRRLLKPLFSSDS; from the coding sequence ATGCCGAACCTCGAACAAACCAAACGCTGTGTGATCGCGGATGATGTTCGTGCATCGCGCGAGATCCTGCGCTCCTGGCTTTGCGATTGCCAATTCGAATGCGTGCTCGCGGCCGATGGCGACGAGGCCTGGGAAGCGATTCAGCGCGAGCCACCCGACCTGTTGATCACCGACATCGAAATGCCCAATTGTTGCGGTCTGAAGCTGCTGCAGCGTGTCCGAGCCGACCCATCACCGCAAATTCATTCGATCCCCGTCGTGATGATCACCAGTTTGCACGATGGGCAGATCGAACAAACGATCGAACGCTTAGGTGGCAACGGTCTGCTGGCCAAACCACTCGACCAATACTCCACCTATGCGATCGTGTTGGCGGTGCTAGCCGCCGCCGGAACGGACCAGGAAAAGTTGATCGTCAGCGATCCCAACGGCAAAATCAGCGGGGATGGTTTGGTCTCGCCAACCTTCCGCCGGTTGTTGAAGCCGTTGTTCTCAAGCGATTCCTAA
- a CDS encoding N-formylglutamate amidohydrolase: MDLLLTCEHATNHIPAEYADLFVDSQEVLASHRGWDPGSLALGRTLERRLSAVLFRTTVSRLLVEVNRSPGNRQLFSEFSRSLDAEAKEAILQRYYWPHRRQVETWIEDRLSIATRVVHLSLHTFVPELHGQTRNADIGLLYDPRRDAEKAFCDRWHDALRDANKDLRVRRNYPYLGRSDGLTTALRRRFPDPFYAGIELEVNQALVCEASGWRRLKRGIADALDSALSASR, translated from the coding sequence ATGGACTTGTTATTGACCTGTGAGCATGCGACGAATCACATTCCCGCCGAATACGCGGATCTGTTTGTCGATTCGCAAGAGGTGCTCGCCAGCCATCGAGGGTGGGATCCCGGCTCGCTGGCCCTTGGGCGGACACTAGAGCGTCGCTTGTCGGCAGTCCTGTTTCGCACAACTGTCTCGCGGTTGTTGGTCGAGGTAAACCGCTCGCCCGGAAATCGGCAGCTGTTTTCAGAGTTCAGTCGGTCGTTGGATGCGGAAGCGAAAGAAGCGATCCTGCAACGCTACTACTGGCCGCATCGTCGACAGGTTGAGACCTGGATCGAAGACCGGCTGTCGATCGCAACGCGGGTCGTCCACTTGTCGTTGCATACGTTTGTTCCGGAGCTGCATGGGCAGACCCGAAACGCCGATATCGGCCTGTTGTACGATCCACGCCGCGACGCGGAGAAGGCGTTCTGCGATCGATGGCACGACGCGCTGCGAGACGCCAACAAGGATTTGCGGGTTCGTCGGAACTATCCCTATTTGGGAAGGTCCGATGGATTGACGACGGCCCTGCGGCGGCGGTTTCCCGATCCGTTTTACGCAGGCATCGAACTGGAAGTAAATCAGGCCTTGGTCTGCGAGGCGAGCGGTTGGCGGAGATTGAAACGCGGCATCGCCGATGCATTGGACAGTGCGTTGTCGGCTTCGCGATGA
- a CDS encoding sigma-54-dependent transcriptional regulator: MPKILVIDDDRAILLLATKALEPFAEVTTALTGEEGLEQVKSKSFDVVLLDIQLPDRSGMAIYCEIRAHDRRLPVIFMTADAGSQTTIEAMQLGAFDYIAKPLAVEPLQKLVNKAIEQRKMSSVAVAIAADDKLPDDSSELFIGKSQPMLEVFKSIGRVSKQDVPVLIRGESGTGKELVARALYQYSHRDQGPFLAVNCAALPDNLLESELFGHEKGAFTGAETRRIGKFEQCNGGTLFLDEIGDMAASVQAKVLRVLQEQRFERVGGNKELQTDVRIIAATNRPLEKMVEEGEYREDLLYRLNGVTIDLPPLRERASDVPLLVQHFLTQAKHDLNKPDLEGIAPETLGLLNAYRWPGNVRQLRAVIRRCVLDCVMPVIVPDVLPKELTAPSDSNNPATAEATNDELATDSADDSGVCGSKLPELVERLLRDKSTDVYAQTIEYLERFVILRVLQETGGNQSQAAEILGITRGKLRDRVITYGIQLYRDVSAN, translated from the coding sequence ATGCCAAAAATCCTGGTCATTGACGATGACCGAGCCATCCTGTTGTTGGCCACCAAAGCGCTCGAACCGTTTGCCGAAGTGACCACCGCTCTAACGGGCGAGGAAGGACTCGAACAAGTCAAGTCGAAGTCGTTTGATGTCGTGCTGTTGGACATCCAATTGCCCGACCGCAGTGGGATGGCGATCTATTGTGAGATCCGCGCTCACGACCGTCGCTTGCCGGTGATTTTTATGACCGCCGATGCGGGCAGTCAAACGACGATCGAAGCGATGCAGTTGGGAGCGTTCGATTACATCGCCAAGCCGTTGGCTGTGGAACCTCTGCAAAAATTGGTCAACAAAGCGATCGAGCAACGCAAGATGAGTAGCGTAGCGGTGGCGATCGCCGCCGACGATAAACTGCCCGATGATTCGAGCGAGTTGTTCATCGGGAAGAGCCAACCGATGTTGGAAGTTTTCAAGTCGATCGGTCGGGTTAGCAAGCAGGATGTTCCCGTTCTGATCCGTGGCGAGAGTGGTACCGGAAAGGAACTGGTAGCCCGTGCCCTCTACCAATACAGCCATCGCGATCAGGGTCCGTTCCTGGCGGTCAATTGTGCGGCGCTCCCCGACAACTTGTTGGAAAGCGAATTGTTCGGCCACGAAAAAGGAGCCTTTACCGGCGCTGAAACGCGTCGAATCGGCAAGTTTGAACAATGCAACGGCGGCACGTTGTTCCTCGATGAGATCGGCGACATGGCGGCGTCGGTACAAGCCAAGGTTTTACGGGTGCTGCAAGAGCAGCGGTTCGAACGCGTTGGCGGTAACAAAGAACTGCAAACCGACGTGCGGATCATCGCCGCCACCAATCGCCCGTTGGAGAAGATGGTCGAAGAAGGAGAATACCGCGAGGATCTTCTGTATCGGCTCAACGGCGTCACGATCGATCTGCCGCCACTGCGAGAGCGGGCGAGCGATGTCCCGTTGTTGGTGCAGCATTTCTTGACTCAGGCGAAGCACGATCTAAACAAGCCTGATCTCGAGGGAATCGCGCCGGAGACGCTCGGCCTGCTGAACGCTTATCGCTGGCCTGGCAACGTTCGCCAATTGCGAGCGGTGATCCGGCGATGCGTGCTCGATTGCGTGATGCCCGTAATCGTCCCCGACGTGTTGCCAAAAGAATTGACGGCGCCAAGCGACTCCAATAATCCGGCGACTGCCGAAGCAACCAACGATGAACTGGCGACCGATAGCGCCGACGACTCAGGCGTCTGCGGATCGAAATTGCCAGAATTGGTCGAGCGGCTTTTGCGGGACAAATCGACCGACGTCTACGCCCAGACGATCGAATATCTGGAACGCTTTGTGATCTTGCGGGTCTTGCAGGAGACCGGTGGGAATCAGAGCCAAGCGGCTGAAATTCTTGGTATCACCCGCGGTAAGCTACGCGACCGCGTGATCACTTATGGAATTCAACTCTATCGCGACGTGTCGGCGAACTGA
- a CDS encoding AI-2E family transporter, which translates to MSNAHAKQAPPPNTAGVLSARICAVTLVLYGAYYARSMIVPIVTAVVLYLVLRPLVRHAQRLGVPPALGAIGTMVGLLVLLSLGTFLVLQPAKETIAEAPRHVAVVKEKLSTITDKLKAVDRAAEDLTEPSDEAVAEEMEEEKPVPVEIKQPNWTNNLSYLSGTGNVVSFLTICGAMLYFLLATGDNLLRSIVRALPNMTARRRLVEVLQNVQEGLGSYLAQVTTINACLGLSVGIALWILGMPSPVLWGVMAFAFNFIPLVGAIAGACIIFVVALVNFEPTYYAFVVTGTFLALTSLEGQFLTPAILGRSMSMSPVLVFVSIVVWGWMWGVVGVFLSVPILIAARMTCESYDGLAPLATILGAADPAPATTSATVRSPEPDVDEPSQVVRIDQPATEAAPAS; encoded by the coding sequence ATGAGCAACGCACACGCTAAACAAGCCCCTCCGCCGAACACCGCAGGCGTGCTATCGGCGCGAATCTGTGCTGTCACGCTCGTTTTGTACGGGGCCTATTACGCTCGCAGCATGATCGTCCCGATCGTCACGGCGGTCGTGCTGTATCTGGTCCTCAGGCCCCTGGTGCGACACGCCCAGCGGCTTGGCGTGCCGCCTGCCCTAGGGGCCATCGGGACGATGGTCGGCTTGTTGGTCCTGCTTAGCTTGGGGACGTTCTTGGTGTTGCAACCGGCGAAAGAGACGATCGCCGAAGCGCCGCGTCACGTTGCTGTCGTCAAGGAGAAGTTGTCGACGATTACCGACAAATTGAAAGCTGTCGACCGCGCCGCGGAGGACTTGACCGAGCCGTCGGACGAAGCCGTTGCCGAAGAGATGGAGGAAGAAAAACCGGTCCCGGTCGAAATCAAACAACCCAACTGGACAAACAACCTGTCCTATCTAAGTGGCACTGGAAACGTGGTTTCGTTTTTAACGATCTGCGGCGCGATGCTCTATTTCCTGCTGGCCACCGGCGACAACTTGCTGCGCAGTATCGTTCGGGCGCTACCCAATATGACAGCCCGCCGCCGGTTGGTTGAGGTGCTGCAAAACGTACAGGAAGGTCTCGGCAGCTATCTCGCCCAAGTCACGACGATCAACGCCTGTCTGGGCCTTAGCGTGGGGATCGCATTGTGGATCCTTGGCATGCCATCGCCTGTGCTGTGGGGAGTGATGGCGTTTGCCTTCAACTTCATCCCCTTGGTCGGCGCGATCGCCGGAGCGTGCATCATCTTTGTCGTCGCCCTGGTCAACTTCGAACCAACCTACTACGCCTTTGTGGTCACCGGAACTTTCTTGGCGCTAACCTCTCTGGAGGGTCAATTCTTAACGCCCGCGATCTTGGGACGCTCGATGAGCATGAGTCCCGTGCTGGTGTTTGTGTCGATCGTTGTCTGGGGATGGATGTGGGGCGTGGTAGGAGTCTTTTTATCGGTGCCAATCCTGATCGCCGCGCGAATGACTTGCGAGTCTTACGACGGACTGGCACCGTTGGCCACGATCCTGGGAGCCGCAGACCCCGCCCCCGCAACGACATCCGCCACGGTGCGGTCGCCAGAACCAGACGTTGATGAACCGTCGCAGGTCGTTCGCATCGATCAACCAGCGACCGAAGCGGCACCAGCGTCTTAA